CAGCTGGATATAGAGGCCCATCTGCTTGTACGCGTCCGGAGCAAATGCCGCCATGGACATGTCGGTCACCGTCACCCACCCCGATATGACGAGCATGAAAATGGGAAGCCGTATCTTGGGATGGATGAAATTTCTCATGAGCGCGATCGTGATATTCACCATCGTCTGGACAAAGAGAACGGCCACCCCCATCAAAACACCGTTCCTCAGGTTGTTCGTCACCGCGATGGAGGGACAGAGGCTGAGAGCGAGTTTAAATATCGTATTCTCCGCGATGATTCCATTTTTTATGAGGTCCCAGTAACTACCCCTGCTTGTGTCCGCCATGGTCAGCGCCTCCCTCCTTTATCGCCTTCATAAGAAAGGCGACTCCGTTCTTGACTGCATCCTCAGTAACAGCCCTGCTCGAGATCGTCGCGCCTGATATCGCCTGGATATAGTCTGTCGTCTCTG
The sequence above is a segment of the Thermodesulfovibrionales bacterium genome. Coding sequences within it:
- the rsxE gene encoding electron transport complex subunit RsxE, with translation MADTSRGSYWDLIKNGIIAENTIFKLALSLCPSIAVTNNLRNGVLMGVAVLFVQTMVNITIALMRNFIHPKIRLPIFMLVISGWVTVTDMSMAAFAPDAYKQMGLYIQLIVAFASILARAEMFASKNKVTPSLFDGIGMGLGFLFALTVISFFRELLGKGSLWGFPIVNTKPLLMMILPAGGFFAVGILMAFFNWIDLRFFKKSAPASH